Below is a window of Mus caroli chromosome 2, CAROLI_EIJ_v1.1, whole genome shotgun sequence DNA.
ACTTGACAGATATGTTAACATTTGTGACAAATACAGTTGTGGTTATCTGACAGTGTGGTTGAAAGATATGCTAACATTTGTGACAGATAAAGTTTTGGCTTCTGACAATGCAGCATGTATCTTCATGGTCTAGCTGGTGCATGGTAGTTTAATCTTTATAGCTGGCCTACTAATGAGTTGTTGCTAGACATGACATCAAGAGGTTAAATAAATTCCCATGCTACAGCTAAAAATGGTGGGGCACTGGCAGAATCCTGAGGCTGCGTGCATGCTTGGGGAGGATGGCGGAGGGATCATTTGTATTGTGCGTAGCTCAGTATCTGAAATTAAAGATAATGACCAGAAGGAACACATGGGATGAGTATAACTaaattctttctgcttttttgtgtgtttgtttaaacaGGGAGATCATTGTAAATTTAATCATGATGCAGaattggagaagaaaaaggaggtcTGCAAATATTATTTACAGGGATATTGTACCAAAGGAGAGAACTGCATTTACATGCATAATATCCTTTATAGAAATTGTGTATAAACCAATATACTGATATTTTGTCATTGtggtcttttaaaaagttataaatacAATCTAGAAACCCTAgattagttttaaattaagagtGACGCACACATATAAACCCAGTCTTGACAGTCTCTGTGCTTAAAATGGGCAAAGTGCCCAGGAACACaggaatgcattttttttataaCCCAAGAGAATGGAAAACcatattttgatgaaaaaaacAGAATCAATAAAGGAAAGGACTAAAAATTTGACTACATTcaagtttaaatttttataacaaaaacctacaaactaaataaaattttaaatgcaggaaaattatttatttatataacttaGAAAGAAGAAATGCCATTGCTGTAAGAATTTCCTAAAGATTAAGAAGActgggaacaggagagaaagatGATTCACAGAAAGagaattaactaattaaaaataaaacggAAAGATACTTTATGTCATTCATAGTAAGAGGAATATAATTAAAGCTGTACCAAGATAATGGCCATCAGATTCTCCAAAGCCTCGTTTGCTAACAAAGGCTGTGAGAAGAGAGACACATTTAACTTTTCTTGATGGGGAGGTCACAGTGGCACACCTTTATCTGCTGTGCTGTTTGTCCTCTAAAAGATCTCTATGATATTTAGATATCTACATATCTGGTAGTATACTGCATGTCtttgttaaaatataattggTCTTagccaggaaaatgcaaatgcattgttttaaaatctgaTATCATTCTTTAAAAACCAGGTactaaattctgtttttaaaggtttctgttctgttcttagGGCTTCATGTCATGTGTAAATAAATgatactttatttcatttaatttcattatgttttattatagGCTGTTGCTGTCTGTTCTGGTTGCTTGTttgtatggtttttgtttgtgagacagagtttcactgtatAGTCCTCACTGGCCTTATACCCACTGTATTGTCTAAGGCTGCCTTGAATTTCTTGGCCTTATAGGATTATAAATGTATGCCACatgacttttataattttaattattctcaGCAAACCTCTACAGTAATGTTAAGTAATAGTGATTGGGGCAGGCATAATATTTgccttaacattttttaaaaataaaagtaagtgtGTTTTACtaagatttttattaaatgttccAAAAGATTTTGAatgtattagtttttatttttgcattaggCAGGATGAATCAGATGGTTTTCCTCCCTTGAGTTTGTCATTCTGTTTTTCGTTTGGGTGTTGATGTTgttattgtcttttttctttcttttcttttctttttttttttttttttttttttagacactgTGTTTCCCTAGAATTCCAGAAGATATGGGCACCAAGCCAGCCTTGAGCTAACAGAGACccactggtctctgcctcccaaaggacTGGNNNNNNNNNNNNNNNNNNNNNNNNNNNNNNNNNNNNNNNNNNNNNNNNNNNNNNNNNNNNNNNNNNNNNNNNNNNNNNNNNNNNNNNNNNNNNNNNNNNNNNNNNNNNNNNNNNNNNNNNNNNNNNNNNNNNNNNNNNNNNNNNNNNNNNNNNNNNNNNNNNNNNNNNNNNNNNNNNNNNNNNNNNNNNNNNNNNNNNNNNNNNNNNNNNNNNNNNNNNNNNNNNNNNNNNNNNNNNNNNNNNNNNNNNNNNNNNNNNNNNNNNNNNNNNNNNNNNNNNNNNNNNNNNNNNNNNNNNNNNNNNNNNNNNNNNNNNNNNNNNNNNNNNNNNNNNNNNNNNNNNNNNNNNNNNNNNNNNNNNNNNNNNNNNNNNNNNNNNNNNNNNNNNNNNNNNNNNNNNNNNNNNNNNNNNNNNNNNNNNNNNNNNNNNNNNNNNNNNNNNNNNNNNNNNNNNNNNNNNNNNNNNNNNNNNNNNNNNNNNNNNNNNNNNNNNNNNNNNNNNNNNNNNNNNNNNNNNNNNNNNNNNNNNNNNNNNNNNNNNNNNNNNNNNNNNNNNNNNNNNNNNNNNNNNNNNNNNNNNNNNNNNNNNNNNNNNNNNNNNNNNNNNNNNNNNNNNNNNNNNNNNNNNNNNNNNNNNNNNNNNNNNNNNNNNNNNNNNNNNNNNNNNNNNNNNNNNNNNNNNNNNNNNNNNNNNNNNNNNNNNNNNNNNNNNNNNNNNNNNNNNNNNNNNNNNNNNNNNNNNNNNNNNNNNNNNNNNNNNNNNNNNNNNNNNNNNNNNNNNNNNNNNNNNNNNNNNNNNNNNNNNNNNNNNNNNNNNNNNNNNNNNNNNNNNNNNNNNNNNNNNNNNNNNNNNNNNNNNNNNNNNNNNNNNNNNNNNNNNNNNNNNNNNNNNNNNNNNNNNNNNNNNNNNNNNNNNNNNNNNNNNNNNNNNNNNNNNNNNNNNNNNNNNNNNNNNNNNNNNNNNNNNNNNNttttttttttttttttttttttttatttattacatgtaaatacactgtaactgtcttctgaCTCACCacaagggggcatcagatctcattactgatggttgtgagccaccatgtggttgctgggatttgaactcaggaccttcagaagagcagtcagtgcacttaaccactgagccacctctctagccccaacaGTACTTTCTATAACTAttgtaattgttttaaaatacatgtgttTTAGTACAACTCTTAACCCTCATTGGAAAAGCTTCTATTTGTAGTAGATGGTGGTTAATACAGGCACATGAGTCtaggtgcagagagagagactggaagaCTAGTCCTAAGTGGGGCATACATGTCCCCTTCCCACCCAAGGCTCGGGAATTCTGGAAGAGTGGGCGGAACAGTATTAAGAGCCAAAGGCAAGAGATGACTATAAGGAAACAGTGTTTCCCAGACATAGCAGGACTGCTGTATGTATTAGCACAGGACAGTTGTGACAGCAAGTCCAAGATGTGGTACCTCAAGccatggagaggggaggtggacaGGAAGTACCACCCCTAGCTGAAGCTATGGGCAATTGATAACAGGTAGGAGAggaaaagtcagttttatttaaaagtgtttttcttGGTGGGTCAACTATGCTCCAGTAGAAGGCTACACCCCAAGAATATATTGCTGTTTCTGGTTATTTAGAGGAGGAGCACCAAGTTGGGTGGATAGAGAAGGGAGTGTATCTGAGGAGACTTGAGGGGTGAATATTATCAAAACATTCTGAATGAAATGAATGAGAAAAGTAAAAGTATGTAGTTGTAGAATaagagtttaatttttaaatgctttacatTATTATAATAGTGATCTATAATAAGTTATTAGGTTTGATTACAAAATCTTCAGTACAGTGGATACTAGTAGAGTTGGATTGATttagcttctttttaaattgtggtAAGTCTTAAGTGAGATACAATCTCAACAATTTTTAAGAAGGTATAACATATAAACGTTGATTCTAGGCACAATGTTGCATACCAGATTCCTGGAAGTGAATCATCTTTGCTGCAGTTCCTCTTTTGGACTGGGGATGATGGCTCAGTAAAGTacttgtgcaagcatgagggaGCTGAGTTCAGAGCCCAAGCGCCCATGCACAAGTTGGGTGCAGTGTCATGTGTGTGGAACCCTAGTGCTAGGGGtcagacagagacacactgatCCCTAGAAGTCACTGATAGCCAGTGTAGCTGAGTGAGGAGCCCCGGGGTCTATGATAAAGTCTGTCTCAAAGATTAAGGTTGaactctgactgccacatgtacAGCCTGGTGGATACAcagatccacacacacacaatcggCCTTGGTTTTACTTGATTTGTtccttaatatttttgtttatgtgaatTTCCTTGCAAGTTCTATCATAGTGGAGCAAAGTGCTACCAAGGAGACAAGTGTAAGTTTTCCCACGATGATCTGACTAAAGAAACAAGGAAACTTTTGGACAAAGTGAGTAGTGTTTTTATATCATTGATTAGAAGTTTGTTAGAACTTTTCTCATATTTTACTTAAATCATATCTTATAAAGAGTATTTTATTAATTGGCTAGAAATTGAACTATTGTaggttttgtcctattgatacaGTTTATTGTAAAATAGAATTATTGATCTAggaatttgagaatattttaatcTGATCAGAATCTATTTTATTctgacactaaaaaaaaaaaaattactttgacCAATACTCCAAACTGTTACAAGGgatcaggattaaaaaaaaaaaaactgggattTTATCCAAAGATTGAAAATAAGTGCTGATGCATGTGTCCTTGGAGGGTCAaaaagagtgtgtcagatcccctacagtagagttacagatgtgtgagctgccacgtggatgatgggtcctttggaagagtagccagtgcccttaactactgGCCATTGGTCCAGCCCTTAGTTCTCTATTTTGCTTAGTTCATATAATAGCTTTTTATTGCTTATATCTCTTCCCATAATACATCAGATTTCAATCATGTATATACCTAATAATGCATAAGAATAAATAAGATGGTAAACAGAATTCTCCCTAAAAGTTTACTTGGAAGACaaattgctttgatttgcatgTACCCAAAACCAGTTGATACAGAATCACCCcttctattttttatattaaacatttagAATACAGTTGAATAAAAGCTGTCTAAATTTCATTGTTACTAGGAGTGGAGAAATTTATATATTGTTCAGAGATGAGAGTATATGTGGCCACGCAGATGGGAATCCTAGGGGTTTCTGAGGTTGTAAGTTTCTTATTTGGAGATGGGTGTGTACATGTAATGCATGCAGATAAAGGAGCTAGGCCAGGTGCTttattacagagagagagagaaagagagagacagaaggggtCTACACTAAATTATATCCTATGTTTGATTGCTGTAAAACCATTCTGAAATTTGTTCTGTATATTGAAGAGTTACCTATTTCTGATTGATTTAAACTTAATGTTAATTCTCTTTTTAACAAAAGTAGCATGCTGAGGTGTTTAATTTGAACTGTGAGGAGGGAAGCGTGTTCTGAAGCACTACCCTTTGCAATTGTTCAGGTGTTGAATGCGGATGAAGAACTTGCAAATGAAGACGAAAGAGAATTAGAAGAACTTAGGAAGCGTGGCATAACTCCTCTCCCCAAACCACCCCCGGGAGTCGGCCTTCTCCCGACCCCATCAGAGCATTTTCCGTTTTCTGATCCTGAAGATGATTTTGAGACGGATCTTTCTGATGATATGAAGAAAATTCCATCTCTTTTTGAAATAGTTGTAAAACCTACTGTGGATTTAGCACATAAAGTTGGAAAGAAGTAAGTTAAGCCCTCAAAATGGCAGCAGCCCTTTCCCTAAATCTCCGCATGGTTGGACACAGGCAGAGCAGCAGTGCCGCCTGGCATGAGGTTGCCCCATCGCTTTTCTCTTTGTGCTTACCCTTCTTTCCGGTCCCAGTGATTTTCTCTGCAGAATCTTTACACAACTTTAGACGCTCTGTCAAATAGTAACTCGAGGGgcactgtggtggtggtggggggtgaaTTTGACATTTCTTGCCCCTAGTTGTGAGCTTGCATTTTCAAATGGTTGGTACTGTCTCCAGTACATTTGGTTCTTTCTGAGGGTATTCCATGCCCAGAGAGAACACCACAACTAGTGTGAGCCGTAAGAGTATTTCAGTTAAAGTTAAGAGGAAAAGCAGATATGGTAGTAAATGTGCTTGTGATGTCAGCACGTGGAGACTGTGGGATGTGCTGCTTAGGTTTTGGTCAATTTGATAcaacctagagtcatctgggaacaGGAAACCTTAGAGAAAAGGCCTCCATCACACTGACAAAACTGGAGGCAAAACTGgaggaacattttctttttttgttgtttttttttgtttgtttgttttttttgtttgtttgttttgttttgttttgttttgttttgttttgagacagggtttctctgtatagccctggctgtcctggaactcactttgtagaccagactggcctcgaactcagaaatccgcctgcctctgcctcccgagtgctaggattaaaggcatgcactaccaccgcccggctacattttcttgattaatgattgatatgggagaaTCCATTCCACTGAGGCTCATGGTACCCTTGGGCAGGTGgacctgggctgtataagaaagcaggcagaggaagcTATGGGGCAAACCATTTGAGGTCCTGCCTTGAGTCTCTACCCCAGCTTCCTTCATTATGGAATGAGCTATAAGATAcagtaaaccttttcctccccaggttgctttcggttgcagtgtttatcacagcaataaaaagcaaacacaccaaaaagcaaacacaccGGGCgcgatggcgcacacctttaatcccagcacttgggtggcagaggcaggcagatttctgagttcgaggccagcctggtctacagagtgagttccaggacagccagggctacacagagaaaccctgtctcgaaaaaacaaacaaacaaacaaacaaacaaaaaggcaaactAGGACAGAACTGAGATAGTCGACGGAAATGGGAGGGTTGTGAGTTTAAGGGAActctgggctatataatgagactctGTTGCAAATTTTAAGAGGACGGGAATACCCACCATTTTGCTAATATTACATATCATATTCTAATTAGTGAACTAAGAGAAAAATTTAATACTTCATTACAGATATAGTGGGAGACTCATCACTGGACAGTTTCtctcaataaaaccaaaaatgaatTGATAAAATTAGTAGATATGATAAATAAGTCAGTAATAAAGGAAGTATTATATATGCCAGCAGTATTGGAGATCATGATCAGAGTTGTATGTTTAGATAGCAGGATTTAATGTGGTTGTAGAGAAGTCAATGACCCAGAAAAGAGGgactcctagtgctgggattccaggtgacTTTTATTGAGCCAGTAGTGAGCAGCAattaagaaaccctgtctgaaataaAAGCAGGAGACACATGTGTTTCTACCTGCCAATGACatgaaataattaatttcttAAATACACAGGTTTCTAAATGGACATAAAATATCATACATAGataatgtactggctagttttgtgtcaacttgacccagctggagttatcacagagaaaggagcttcagttggggaagtgcctcctcgagatccagctgtaaggcattttctcaattagtgatcaaggcggggaagtcctcttgtgggtggtgacatctctgggctggtagtcttggctaTAAGACTTGggataagagagcaggctgagcaagccgggagaagcaagccagtaaagaagatccttccgtggcctctgcatcaactcctgcttcctgacctggttgagttccagtcctgacctcctttattgatgaacagcagtatggaagtgtaagccgaataaaccctttcctccctaacttgcttcttagtaatgatgtttgtgcaggaatagaaaccctgactaagacaaattagtaccagcatagtggggtattcctgtgacaacttGACCATgatttggggaggactgtggaaagactttggaactttgggctagaagatccattaggtgttaagaactctgtgggatgttgtgtaggagcttggaagataatgttgagaacagtgcagaagatggaggcctggcttgtgaaatttcagagggaagattaaagactcttttcagggccattgctgttttgattgtgaagattctgtagttctggttagctggggctgaagaatcagctgtgattaacaagataccagaactactgaagcaaaaactttgcattactgggaccattgatgctggttagctggagctaagaaattagctatgattaagaaaagaccaacattgctgaggtgacatcttctggaaagtgttttctgaaaacacaaagaggctgtgtttcagagatagccaaggttgtactcctgctgcagcaggtcttggtaatgtgtaaggatcacccaggtggtactggttttgaaggcatgaaggggtcacgcagagtagctgaggcttggcactgtgagaggccatggaaggccattggtgaaggtacagcctcagttgcagttgacggTCCAGGACTGTAGGGGTcacgcagtgttttggagatgccagtaccacgagatgaccaccaagagcagcagcagcagtggagtacaggcatctagAGCCTAGAGGACAAcgcgtgtgctacaaagggcatggctggagaagtgacccaagcccttggaggagcccagaagatcacgagttagatcccagacattggacggttggagattgatttttgcttttgattgtgactgtgccctgataattttccctcttgaaggaagaaagtactTTGGTGGAGCCCACATttaagagactttggattttaaaaaatattggatattttaaaaggattgaacttttaatatgtaaagactgtgggacttttaaagttgtttagatcttggggatgaataagaaactaagggttgaggcttactagtgatgtttttgtgtcaagttgacaaggggtcaattttattgtctagttttgtgtcaacttgacacagctggagttatcacagagaaaggagcttcagttgaggaaatgcctcctcaagatccagctgtaaggcattttctcaattagtgatcaaggggggaggccccttgtgggtggtgccatctctgggcttttataagagagcaggctgagcaagccaggggaggcaagccagtaaagaacatccctccatggcctctgcatcagctcctgctttctgacctgcttgagttccaatcctgacttcctttagtgatgaacagcaatgtggaagtgtaagctgaataaaccctttcctccccaacttgcttcttagtaatgatgtttgtgcaggaatagaaaccctgagtaagacagatagtatttacaaatataatattttgtgtcttcattttgaaCTGAAAATTGctgggttttgttcatttgtttgtttgtttgttttgtatctaTAGACCACCAGCATTTTACAACAGTACCTCACCACCAGGACCACAGTTTGAGGAAAGCAGTCACTGTCCACAGCATATGTACAGTTCTGAGTCAAGTCCAGGTCCAGGATCTAATGTTTCTCAAGGATGTGATAGTCCTGTGAGGCACCCAGGCTCCCCTGGACACCACCCTTGTGTAGGACCTCCTGGTCCACCAATGCAAGAGAACCCATCTTTGCCACCCGGTTCATCTGAAATTGTAGGCCCTCATAGTCAAGCTGGAGGGCTTGTTCAGCTGGACACACTACCAAGCATGGGTGGAGCTTACCATTCCCCAGGCTTTCCAGGACACGCGATGAAAGTCCCTAGAGAGAGTCACAGCTCTCCAGCTTCATTGTACCAGCAAATGCCTAGTGAGATGCAACGCAGTGCCGACTCTGAATCCATGCAAGGCTCAGCTGAATTTTACGATGATTACTACCCACAGCATGCTGCACATAATTTTCCACCACCTGATAACTCTGCTGGTAAGATTACTGATGGAAGCAACTAATCTCTTAAAATACTAAggctttcttttcattaaaagcatgcatttttaaattaagtaaaattgatGAAATTGAAACCttgaaatgttttcagttttttcaAAACTATAGAAACGAAACTTTAGCAAGCTTTTTAAGCAATATagttttcaataatatttttttaaaaaatttaaaacaatagaatttaaggtttgtttcttttgggtttttgttgttgttgtttgttttttgtttttctgggactgggcttctctgtgtagccctggctgtcctggaactcactctctgagactaggctgggcttgaactcagaaatccgcctgcctctgtctcccaagtgctgggattaaaggcgtgcgccaccattccCCGGCagaatttaagtttaaaaaaatatttaattatacaaTTTAGAAGTCCAATGTGGTCACTAGGCGATCCTGACTCTTACACTTTGGTGGAGTTTGAGCGTACAGTGTCCTTTCTGTTGTGTCTTAGATGAGATGTGGCATGAAGAGTTTGCACAGCAGCAGCCTCCCATTGCTCATGACACAGCACACCTCGGGAGTGGGCCCAATTCCAGCAGCAGTATGACAAGTCACTGCCCTCTGTCTGCTTCAGGGCTCCCTCCTGCAGTGCAGAGAGCTCTTTTCATCCCGTTGACTCAGAGATACCAAGAAGATGAAGAACCAGCTGGCAGCCAGCCTCATAGGGCATCAAGCAAGGAAGAAGGTTTAGTAGCTCTTTAAATTGGTTCAAATGTGAAAATGAGTTCCTCCACCCCATCCGTGTCCAGTAGACCTTGTAGCTCAGAGTTCTTCCTGACTGTAGTTATAGGCTTCAAACAATGGTGGTGAAGGTTATGTTTATACATAAGCATAAATAAGACAGTAAATAGAGTACTCGTCCTAAAACTTATGTGAACAATACAATTTACCTTAACTGTGAGTGTACCTAAAACCAGTTGGTGAAAGATTAGCTCTTCTATGTTTCATCTAAACATTGAGAATACACTTGAATAGaaactttttaacatttattgttACTAGGGAGTGGAAAAATTAGTACTCTTGTTTGAGGGTGAAAGTACATGTAGCCAAGTAGATGGGGTCCCTTTTAGTGATTCTACTAAGTTCAGAAATACTGTGTTTGTAATCTTAATAAAGGTAAAATATAAGTGCTTTGTTTTTAACCATAAGCTTCTGTCTCTATTTAGATGATACAGTTAACTGGTATTCCAGTagtgaagaggaagaaggaagtggtGTCAAGTCAATACTGAGGACATTACAGAAACAAACGGGAACTCTGAGAAACCAGCAACTCCCTCCCACAGAGCTCAGCATTCCTACTGATCCAAGACTCgctaaagagaaaaggaaaagaaatcaagtgGTTGACCCAAGACTTCGGACTGTCCCAAGGCCGCATGAGTCTGTCCCAGTGGACCTCAGACTTGTGTGGGACcccaagaaattaaaaggaaatggaGGTGCTCCTGGGGGCTCTTCAGCTAGGGGAGCAAAGTTTGATTTACATCATACAAATGCTGGTGCAAAtcacaaatccaaaagaagagaggatgatgatgaagatTCAGAAAGAGAACTGAGAGAAAAGGCCTTCTTGATACCTTTGGATTCTTCACCTGGCATGGTCCTCCAGGATCCAAGGTCACAGTTAAGACAATTCAGTCATATTAAAATGGACATTATTCTAAACAAACCCAACTTTGCAAAACACATTGTGTGGGCTCCAGAAGACTTACTTCCAGTACCTTTACCTAAACCTGATCCAGTATCTTCAATCAACTTACCTCTGCCCCCACTTATAGCTGACCAGAGGCTCAATAGATTATGGAATACAAAGAGTGATCATCAGGGTGCCCTGAGCCTTGATCCAACATCAGCAGCCAAAGCGAAACTGAGTCTAACACACAGAGAGGGCTGCTTAGAGCAGTCTGGAGACTTACACACTTCAGGAGGTAAACTAGGAGACCCTAGGCTGCAAAAGAGTTTTGATCCTAGGCTTCATAGACTGCCCAATACAGAGTCTCATCAAGTGACTGTAAAGGACTCACATTCATCAAGGAGTGCCCTGCCCTTAGGCAGATGGAACCCTGCTTTGTCACAGCCCTCAGCAGCAGCACCTGTTAATGTCGCTTCTGTGACTCCTCCCCCGTATGCCCCCAGACTCTCTTCAGAAGGCCTCCCACCCGGAACTTCAAGTTCAGTCCTTAGTGCCATTAGTTTGTATGATCCTAGGGATAAAGGTTCATTCTCTGCCATGGAGCCGTCAACCATTTCTTcaggagaaaatacagagagCCAGAAAAAAAGTGGCTTAAACAATAGTGATAAAGACCAGCCTTCCCCTGGAGAAGTGACCGTACCACAGAACACTACTGCAGACATGGAAGTCCCTGTTGATGGGCCAGTAGACATGCAGGCAGATAGTCTCAGGAGTGCTGATAAGGTTCAGGTCCCTGCTGTGCACAGTCTTCCTATTCAGGCCTTAACAGGCTTACTTAGACCTCCATACAGTGATCCAAGgcaggcaagagaatcaggacaGGCAAGCCCAACCCCA
It encodes the following:
- the Zc3h6 gene encoding zinc finger CCCH domain-containing protein 6 isoform X2, which produces MMQDLKNHKIRKQKKMKSRKMRKPTENQGKNTRKKEKRKNPKGGNMRNTSITLHLVMTVLTTAWIQMLNGCKVPVRKELAPTGIMMFHFLRRISGSYMTSKKSQHNKKTNSKEYAESSFYSDDYFGNYSDDNFGNYGNQEGEEDFSSQLKYYRQSQESSGSSFSKESGKKLRSKGSPPGTEYRIKSFDVSHGHHLPKKIRRKEHCGARVIKGPHVFSGMDDFQEYSKPGKKWKVMTQEFINQHTVEHKGKQICKYFLEGRCIKGDHCKFNHDAELEKKKEVCKYYLQGYCTKGENCIYMHSEFPCKFYHSGAKCYQGDKCKFSHDDLTKETRKLLDKVLNADEELANEDERELEELRKRGITPLPKPPPGVGLLPTPSEHFPFSDPEDDFETDLSDDMKKIPSLFEIVVKPTVDLAHKVGKKPPAFYNSTSPPGPQFEESSHCPQHMYSSESSPGPGSNVSQGCDSPVRHPGSPGHHPCVGPPGPPMQENPSLPPGSSEIVGPHSQAGGLVQLDTLPSMGGAYHSPGFPGHAMKVPRESHSSPASLYQQMPSEMQRSADSESMQGSAEFYDDYYPQHAAHNFPPPDNSADEMWHEEFAQQQPPIAHDTAHLGSGPNSSSSMTSHCPLSASGLPPAVQRALFIPLTQRYQEDEEPAGSQPHRASSKEEDDTVNWYSSSEEEEGSGVKSILRTLQKQTGTLRNQQLPPTELSIPTDPRLAKEKRKRNQVVDPRLRTVPRPHESVPVDLRLVWDPKKLKGNGGAPGGSSARGAKFDLHHTNAGANHKSKRREDDDEDSERELREKAFLIPLDSSPGMVLQDPRSQLRQFSHIKMDIILNKPNFAKHIVWAPEDLLPVPLPKPDPVSSINLPLPPLIADQRLNRLWNTKSDHQGALSLDPTSAAKAKLSLTHREGCLEQSGDLHTSGGKLGDPRLQKSFDPRLHRLPNTESHQVTVKDSHSSRSALPLGRWNPALSQPSAAAPVNVASVTPPPYAPRLSSEGLPPGTSSSVLSAISLYDPRDKGSFSAMEPSTISSGENTESQKKSGLNNSDKDQPSPGEVTVPQNTTADMEVPVDGPVDMQADSLRSADKVQVPAVHSLPIQALTGLLRPPYSDPRQARESGQASPTPDEETDDKPLKEVFKTFDPTASPFC
- the Zc3h6 gene encoding zinc finger CCCH domain-containing protein 6 isoform X1 produces the protein MTDSEHAGHDREDGELEDGEIDDAGFEESQDQEAKENEKQKNEKAYRKSRKKHKKEREKKKSKRRKHEKHKHNSPSGDDSSDYSLDSDVERMQSSRKKRTSSYRDYDVPFSQHRRISGSYMTSKKSQHNKKTNSKEYAESSFYSDDYFGNYSDDNFGNYGNQEGEEDFSSQLKYYRQSQESSGSSFSKESGKKLRSKGSPPGTEYRIKSFDVSHGHHLPKKIRRKEHCGARVIKGPHVFSGMDDFQEYSKPGKKWKVMTQEFINQHTVEHKGKQICKYFLEGRCIKGDHCKFNHDAELEKKKEVCKYYLQGYCTKGENCIYMHSEFPCKFYHSGAKCYQGDKCKFSHDDLTKETRKLLDKVLNADEELANEDERELEELRKRGITPLPKPPPGVGLLPTPSEHFPFSDPEDDFETDLSDDMKKIPSLFEIVVKPTVDLAHKVGKKPPAFYNSTSPPGPQFEESSHCPQHMYSSESSPGPGSNVSQGCDSPVRHPGSPGHHPCVGPPGPPMQENPSLPPGSSEIVGPHSQAGGLVQLDTLPSMGGAYHSPGFPGHAMKVPRESHSSPASLYQQMPSEMQRSADSESMQGSAEFYDDYYPQHAAHNFPPPDNSADEMWHEEFAQQQPPIAHDTAHLGSGPNSSSSMTSHCPLSASGLPPAVQRALFIPLTQRYQEDEEPAGSQPHRASSKEEDDTVNWYSSSEEEEGSGVKSILRTLQKQTGTLRNQQLPPTELSIPTDPRLAKEKRKRNQVVDPRLRTVPRPHESVPVDLRLVWDPKKLKGNGGAPGGSSARGAKFDLHHTNAGANHKSKRREDDDEDSERELREKAFLIPLDSSPGMVLQDPRSQLRQFSHIKMDIILNKPNFAKHIVWAPEDLLPVPLPKPDPVSSINLPLPPLIADQRLNRLWNTKSDHQGALSLDPTSAAKAKLSLTHREGCLEQSGDLHTSGGKLGDPRLQKSFDPRLHRLPNTESHQVTVKDSHSSRSALPLGRWNPALSQPSAAAPVNVASVTPPPYAPRLSSEGLPPGTSSSVLSAISLYDPRDKGSFSAMEPSTISSGENTESQKKSGLNNSDKDQPSPGEVTVPQNTTADMEVPVDGPVDMQADSLRSADKVQVPAVHSLPIQALTGLLRPPYSDPRQARESGQASPTPDEETDDKPLKEVFKTFDPTASPFC